The genomic window CCGCGCCGCCAGACGCCGTTCTTCTCGACCTTTCCCTTCCCGACGCCCACGGTATCGAGACGGTGGAACGGTTTCGGGCCGCCGCCCCCACGCTGCCCATCGTCATCTGCACCGGACTGGACGATGAATCCATGGGCTTGCTGGCCCTGCAGCACGGATGCCAGGACTATCTGGTCAAGGGCCAGGGGGACGGCAATCTGATCCGCCGCACCATCCTTTACGCCATCGAACGCAAGGCCGTGGAGGAGGAGCGCCGCACCACCGCCGAACGCCTGAAACGCGTCCTGCTTCAGACGGTCCGCTCGCTGTCGCTGACATTGGAGATGCGCGACCCCTATACGACGGGCCATCAGCGGCGGGTGGCGCAATTGTCCACCGCCATCGGCAGGCGGATGGGTCTGTCGGAAATGGTTGTCGAGGGGCTGCGCACAGGTGGTCTGCTGCACGATATCGGCAAGATTCACATCCCTGCCGAATTTCTCAGCCGTCCCGGCAAATTATCTGTCGAGGTTCACAAGGTCATCCGCATGCATCCCCAGATGGGCTGGGAGATCATGAAGGATATCGAGTTTCCCTGGCCGGTGGCCGAGATGATCCGCCAGCACCATGAAAGGCTGGACGGCAGCGGCTATCCCCTGGGCCTGAAGGGTGACGAGATCATCCTGGAATCAAGGATCATCGCCGTGGCCGACGTGCTGGAGGCCATCTCGTCGCATCGTCCCTACCGGCCCGCGTTGGGGCTGGATGTGGCCGTGGCCGAATTGCGCGAACATTCGGGCAGCCGCTATGACCCTGCGGTCGTCCAGGCCTGCATCGACGTGGTGGAGGAGAAAGGGGCGAGCATCCTCGACGAGGACCCCGCGCCGCAGCTTTAGCCCGCTACTCGGCGGCAATGACCGCCGCAGCGCCGCGCTTGGCCTGGCGGCGCAACTGCGCCATCAGCAGTTCGCGCGGATTATGGCAGGAACCGCACCAGACGATGGCGGTGCCGTCTCCATAGGAATGGACACGGTGATCACTGCTCTGCTGGCAATTCGGACATTCCAAAACGGTCTTGGGCAGGCTCATGGATACCCCCGGTCAAGGCCCATAGAGTTACCTGGAATCGCTCGAAAATGGAAGGCGGAAACACCGCCCCCTCATCTGCGTCCAGGTCATACCTCGCGGATACCGCTCAGGAAGCGATCCACCTCGGCCCGCAGGGTCTGGGCCTGACGCTGCAAAGTCTCCACCGCTCCCAACACATTCTTGGCCGACTGGTCGGTCTCGTGGATGGTCTGGGTCACCGCATTGATGTTCTCGTACACGAATTTGGTGCCCGAGGCGGCATGGTCGATGTTGCGGGCGATCTCCTGGGTGGCGGCACCCTGTTCCTCGATGGCCGAAGCGATGGCGGTGGTGATGCCGTCCATGGAGGAGATGGTGGTGTTGATGCCGCGGATGGCACGGACCGTCTTGTCGGTCTCCTGCTGGATGGTATTGACCTGGGACGCGATGTCCTCGGTGGCGCCCACCGTCTGGCGCGCCAGATTCTTCACTTCCGACGCCACCACGTTGAAGCCCTTGCCCGCCTCGCCGGCGCGTGCCGCCTCCACCGTGGCGTTGAGCGCCAGCAGGTTGGTCTGCTCGGCGATGCCGGTGATCATCTCGACGATCTCGCCGATCTTATCGGCGGCT from Paramagnetospirillum magnetotacticum MS-1 includes these protein-coding regions:
- a CDS encoding HD domain-containing phosphohydrolase — protein: MTDMRSRAVDLLVVEDNPADARLIELLLSEVGGIMCRRADCLGDAIAKAEAAPPDAVLLDLSLPDAHGIETVERFRAAAPTLPIVICTGLDDESMGLLALQHGCQDYLVKGQGDGNLIRRTILYAIERKAVEEERRTTAERLKRVLLQTVRSLSLTLEMRDPYTTGHQRRVAQLSTAIGRRMGLSEMVVEGLRTGGLLHDIGKIHIPAEFLSRPGKLSVEVHKVIRMHPQMGWEIMKDIEFPWPVAEMIRQHHERLDGSGYPLGLKGDEIILESRIIAVADVLEAISSHRPYRPALGLDVAVAELREHSGSRYDPAVVQACIDVVEEKGASILDEDPAPQL